In the genome of Bryobacteraceae bacterium, one region contains:
- a CDS encoding DinB family protein, with translation MVRTSFVLDSWMTIRRDAAQALTDMPADKLDFRPTPDLMTFREIAVHALNAGHALAGMLVDGVADMTAPDFRERMKGYFIEGAESMPPAELAERMISTLEQDCQALQSKPDAWRAEHVTRFDGARLTRLEMVQFTKEHELTHRSQMFVYLRLNGVVPPTTRRRMAKK, from the coding sequence ATGGTTCGGACCAGCTTTGTACTTGACTCGTGGATGACCATTCGCCGCGACGCCGCCCAGGCGCTCACCGACATGCCTGCCGACAAACTCGATTTTCGCCCCACGCCGGATTTGATGACCTTTCGCGAGATCGCCGTGCACGCCCTGAACGCCGGGCACGCCCTCGCCGGGATGCTCGTTGATGGCGTGGCGGATATGACCGCGCCGGATTTCCGCGAGCGGATGAAGGGCTACTTCATCGAAGGCGCCGAGTCCATGCCCCCGGCCGAACTCGCTGAGCGAATGATCAGCACGCTGGAGCAGGACTGTCAGGCGCTGCAATCCAAGCCGGACGCCTGGCGCGCCGAGCACGTCACCCGGTTCGACGGCGCCCGCCTCACCCGGCTCGAGATGGTGCAGTTCACCAAGGAGCACGAACTCACTCACCGCTCGCAAATGTTCGTCTACCTCAGGCTCAACGGAGTGGTTCCACCCACCACTCGCCGCAGGATGGCAAAAAAATAG